The following are encoded together in the Thalassolituus oleivorans MIL-1 genome:
- a CDS encoding carboxymuconolactone decarboxylase family protein, translated as MHTEDELLTPTKGWQSTNTMHIAPVSPENANLLQRILLWAIERFGKLKAANLWLLMMNNMRLLRGMLGFASKLMPFGELDRRDTELAILRVAWLCRSRYEWGQHVDIGTRAGLTKEEIRRIPEGPNASDWTPKQRLILKACDELISDHIVAEDTWSGLSAEFSARHQVELLMLICWYQGLAGVLNSSGIPLDAELEKTLKKYTAR; from the coding sequence ATGCACACAGAAGATGAGTTATTAACGCCAACTAAAGGCTGGCAATCAACCAATACCATGCACATTGCGCCCGTTAGCCCTGAAAATGCCAACCTGTTGCAACGTATTCTTCTGTGGGCTATCGAACGTTTTGGAAAATTAAAAGCAGCCAATCTTTGGTTGTTGATGATGAACAACATGCGCTTATTGAGGGGAATGTTGGGTTTTGCCTCTAAACTAATGCCGTTTGGTGAGCTGGATCGTCGTGATACCGAATTAGCTATATTACGCGTAGCTTGGCTCTGCCGTTCGCGCTATGAATGGGGTCAACATGTGGATATCGGCACTCGTGCTGGCTTAACGAAAGAAGAGATTCGTCGTATCCCAGAAGGCCCTAACGCAAGTGATTGGACACCGAAGCAACGCTTAATTTTGAAAGCTTGCGATGAATTGATCTCTGATCACATAGTGGCCGAAGATACTTGGAGTGGCTTAAGCGCTGAGTTCAGTGCGCGTCACCAAGTCGAACTATTAATGCTGATTTGCTGGTATCAAGGATTAGCTGGAGTGCTTAACTCGTCGGGGATTCCGCTAGATGCAGAGTTGGAAAAAACGTTAAAAAAATATACGGCGCGTTAA
- a CDS encoding OmpA/MotB family protein, translating to MNEQEFGTVKEDEGHWVAVSDLMAGLMMVFMLVSVVFMINVETERDKIRDVAILYDQLRTQLYRDLNNEFAADMPRWGAELDEDLSFRFNNTDVLFDRGEADIKPEFQAILNDFFPRYVRIITQEPYRDDILEVRIEGHTSTSWYGAKDEDEAYIRNMDLSQKRTRSTLEYVLELPAVKDSKSWLKNYLTANGLSSAKVIRDAAGVEDGERSRRVEFRVRTDAEGRIATILDRVQP from the coding sequence ATGAATGAACAAGAATTTGGAACTGTAAAAGAAGACGAAGGCCATTGGGTAGCTGTATCCGATTTAATGGCTGGCCTAATGATGGTCTTCATGTTGGTTTCGGTGGTTTTTATGATTAACGTCGAAACCGAACGGGATAAGATTCGAGACGTTGCGATTTTATACGACCAACTTCGTACTCAACTGTATCGCGACTTAAACAATGAATTCGCTGCCGATATGCCTCGTTGGGGAGCGGAGTTGGATGAAGACCTCTCATTTCGGTTTAATAATACCGACGTATTATTCGATCGAGGTGAAGCCGATATTAAGCCCGAATTTCAAGCGATACTTAACGACTTCTTTCCACGTTATGTGCGTATTATTACCCAAGAGCCATACCGCGACGATATTCTCGAAGTGCGAATAGAAGGGCATACATCGACGAGTTGGTATGGCGCGAAAGACGAAGATGAAGCCTATATTCGCAACATGGATTTATCGCAAAAACGTACTCGCTCTACGCTTGAATACGTATTGGAATTACCAGCCGTTAAAGACAGTAAAAGTTGGCTTAAAAATTACCTAACCGCTAATGGCCTGTCATCGGCTAAGGTGATACGCGATGCCGCCGGTGTTGAAGATGGTGAGCGGTCTCGGCGAGTTGAATTCCGCGTGCGGACCGATGCCGAAGGCCGAATTGCCACCATTCTGGATCGTGTACAGCCATGA
- a CDS encoding acyl-CoA dehydrogenase, whose translation MTGSVWSLLLVAVLVALTYKRAPLKMSAISLGIFAVVAFVGGAATTIAVIAALVAIACGVLSLESFRANTITRPIFSLYKKILPKMSETEKTALEAGTVWWDGELFSGKPDWHTLLDHPNPSIPPEEQAFIDNQLATLCSMLNEWETAQNGDLSKEIWDYIKKERFLSMIIPKSYGGLGFSAQTQSHILQALTVSGAAFTSVGVPNSLGPGELLLKYGTQEQKDHYLPRLADGREIPCFGLTGPRAGSDATSLPDTGVVCKGMWEGKEVLGLKMNFEKRYITLAPVATVVGLAFRMFDPEGLIGDKKDIGITVALLPRHLEGMDIGNRHKPVGSPFMNGPIFGKDVFIPLDFIIGGAANAGQGWRMLVECLSVGRCITLPSSGAGGGKYAIAASGAYARIRRQFNVPISKLEGVQEMLARIAGNTYTASAGARVTAIAIDEGHKPSVPSAILKYNLTEIARDIANDSMDIHGGKAIIRGPKNYVESGYSSVPVAITVEGANILTRSMITFGQGMIRCHPFVLPEMHAAQQNDLKAFDKALFGHFGFIFSNFSRSAVLNLTNAAFTSVPVTGPTKKYYKQINRYAASFAVMVDMCAFSLGGELKFRELISARLADMLSKMYLASMVLKHWEDQGAHKADLPLVEYSCQKLFSEFETAQDGLIKNLPSRPVAAILRVLTMPLGRVAKAPSDKLVAKIVDLVTSHNETRERLIAGTYRGETISNGYAETLRNPLAVYDGLLDRVEQADVIYKKIGTALKADKYDEATLSIEGRITDGVKMGILTADEGEFMLAFEKDVLDMVHVDHFPLEHFGPVAENQDTPKKAATTRKKKADASEPEAV comes from the coding sequence ATGACTGGTTCTGTGTGGAGTTTACTCCTCGTTGCTGTACTCGTTGCGCTTACTTATAAACGTGCTCCGCTAAAGATGTCGGCAATTTCGCTCGGCATTTTTGCTGTTGTTGCATTTGTAGGTGGTGCCGCTACTACGATCGCTGTCATTGCCGCGCTTGTTGCTATCGCTTGTGGTGTATTGAGCTTGGAATCCTTCCGCGCCAATACCATTACTCGCCCTATCTTCTCGTTGTACAAGAAGATCCTACCTAAGATGTCTGAGACTGAAAAAACAGCACTCGAAGCAGGTACTGTTTGGTGGGATGGTGAACTATTTTCAGGCAAGCCTGATTGGCATACATTATTGGATCATCCAAATCCAAGCATTCCACCAGAAGAGCAAGCCTTCATAGACAACCAATTAGCAACACTTTGCTCTATGTTGAACGAATGGGAAACCGCGCAAAACGGTGACTTATCAAAAGAAATTTGGGACTACATCAAGAAGGAACGTTTCCTTTCTATGATTATTCCTAAGTCATATGGCGGTCTTGGTTTCTCGGCTCAAACTCAATCTCATATTTTGCAGGCGCTAACCGTTTCAGGCGCTGCATTTACTAGCGTTGGTGTACCTAACTCTCTTGGGCCCGGCGAACTGTTATTGAAATACGGTACACAAGAGCAAAAAGATCATTACTTACCACGTTTAGCCGATGGCCGCGAAATTCCATGCTTTGGTTTAACTGGCCCACGCGCGGGTTCAGACGCAACGTCATTGCCAGATACCGGCGTTGTTTGCAAAGGCATGTGGGAAGGTAAAGAAGTTCTTGGTTTAAAAATGAATTTCGAGAAGCGTTACATCACGCTCGCACCTGTTGCGACAGTGGTTGGTTTGGCTTTCCGTATGTTCGACCCAGAAGGTTTAATTGGCGATAAAAAAGATATCGGTATTACCGTTGCTTTGTTACCTCGTCATTTAGAAGGTATGGACATTGGTAACCGTCACAAGCCGGTAGGCTCGCCATTTATGAATGGTCCTATCTTCGGTAAAGACGTGTTCATTCCGCTAGATTTCATCATTGGTGGTGCTGCTAATGCCGGTCAAGGCTGGCGTATGCTGGTTGAATGTTTGTCGGTTGGCCGTTGTATTACTCTGCCGAGCTCAGGTGCGGGCGGTGGTAAATACGCGATTGCTGCGAGCGGCGCTTATGCACGTATTCGTCGTCAGTTCAATGTGCCGATTTCTAAATTGGAAGGTGTACAAGAAATGCTGGCGCGCATTGCCGGTAATACCTACACCGCTTCTGCCGGTGCGCGTGTTACCGCCATTGCAATTGATGAAGGTCACAAGCCTTCTGTGCCATCGGCTATTCTTAAGTACAACCTAACTGAAATAGCGCGTGATATTGCCAACGACAGCATGGATATTCATGGTGGTAAGGCGATTATTCGTGGTCCTAAAAACTACGTTGAATCGGGCTATTCGTCAGTTCCTGTCGCCATCACGGTTGAAGGTGCCAACATTCTAACTCGCTCTATGATCACCTTTGGTCAGGGTATGATTCGTTGCCATCCTTTTGTTCTGCCAGAAATGCATGCGGCACAACAAAATGATCTTAAAGCCTTCGACAAAGCCTTATTCGGGCACTTTGGCTTTATTTTCTCAAACTTCTCTCGCTCTGCAGTGCTGAACCTAACTAACGCTGCATTTACCAGCGTGCCGGTGACTGGCCCAACGAAGAAGTACTATAAGCAAATTAACCGTTATGCGGCATCCTTCGCGGTGATGGTTGATATGTGTGCCTTCTCTCTTGGTGGCGAGTTGAAATTCCGCGAGCTTATCTCTGCGCGTTTGGCCGATATGCTGTCCAAGATGTACCTAGCATCGATGGTATTGAAGCACTGGGAAGATCAAGGTGCTCATAAAGCTGATTTACCTTTGGTGGAATATTCTTGCCAGAAGCTATTCAGCGAGTTTGAAACAGCACAAGATGGTTTGATTAAGAACTTACCTTCTCGTCCTGTTGCTGCGATATTACGCGTTCTAACCATGCCTCTTGGCCGTGTAGCAAAAGCACCTAGCGACAAGCTAGTCGCTAAGATCGTTGATTTGGTTACTTCTCACAATGAGACTCGCGAACGTTTAATCGCAGGTACTTATCGTGGTGAAACAATCAGCAATGGCTATGCAGAAACCTTGCGTAATCCACTAGCGGTATACGACGGTTTGTTGGATCGCGTGGAACAAGCGGATGTTATATACAAGAAGATTGGTACGGCACTCAAAGCTGATAAGTACGATGAAGCCACCCTTAGCATTGAAGGCCGTATTACCGACGGTGTTAAGATGGGCATTCTGACTGCTGATGAAGGTGAGTTCATGTTGGCGTTTGAAAAAGACGTTCTAGACATGGTTCATGTTGATCACTTCCCATTGGAACATTTTGGTCCTGTTGCTGAGAACCAAGATACGCCAAAGAAGGCAGCAACAACTCGTAAGAAAAAAGCCGATGCTAGCGAGCCAGAAGCGGTATAA
- a CDS encoding YbjQ family protein, whose translation MLISNMEVVPGKRIVRHLGMVQGSTVRAKHVGRDIMASFKNIFGGELKGYTELLSESRDESLKRLEEQAQALGANAVVNVRFSTSSIAAGASEIFVYGTAVILEDR comes from the coding sequence ATGCTGATCAGCAATATGGAAGTCGTACCCGGTAAACGCATCGTTCGCCATCTAGGTATGGTGCAAGGTAGTACGGTTCGGGCAAAACACGTTGGCCGCGATATCATGGCGAGCTTCAAAAATATTTTTGGCGGCGAGCTTAAAGGTTATACAGAACTACTGTCGGAATCTCGGGATGAGTCGCTCAAGCGCTTGGAGGAACAAGCACAAGCACTCGGTGCCAATGCAGTGGTCAACGTGCGTTTTTCTACGTCATCCATCGCAGCAGGCGCTTCGGAAATTTTCGTTTACGGTACGGCGGTTATCCTGGAGGATCGCTAA
- a CDS encoding YbjQ family protein: MQLVIFLVLLALGYGFGRWAEARHYRRIHEREKALRRILVIPMRLPPPEYLQHGSTLVTGSVVISVDYFKTIAAALRNVFGGRVGAYESLLDRARREATIRMQEEAKKVGAQAVLNVKYETSRIGQQAGKSIGSVEVLAYGTAMIPRAPQ, encoded by the coding sequence ATGCAATTGGTGATTTTTCTGGTGCTATTGGCGCTTGGCTACGGTTTTGGCCGTTGGGCCGAAGCTCGCCACTACCGCCGTATTCATGAGCGAGAGAAGGCGCTACGCCGTATTCTTGTTATTCCCATGCGTTTACCTCCTCCGGAATACTTACAACACGGTAGTACGCTAGTCACAGGAAGTGTGGTCATTTCCGTCGATTACTTTAAGACCATTGCTGCCGCACTGAGAAACGTCTTTGGGGGTCGCGTTGGTGCCTATGAATCCCTACTGGATCGTGCACGTCGTGAAGCCACCATTCGCATGCAAGAAGAGGCCAAGAAAGTGGGAGCTCAAGCGGTATTGAATGTGAAATACGAAACCAGCCGTATCGGCCAGCAAGCCGGAAAGTCGATTGGCTCCGTAGAGGTACTGGCCTACGGTACAGCTATGATTCCGAGGGCTCCTCAGTGA
- a CDS encoding M48 family metallopeptidase: protein MSSNLPRENPILPDEINNSYEHPLKDFLILAGSLCALLIATIYLIAWTAFWLAPRIPFEWEPSIAGIAAPKLNEQQKQQQAYLQDLANQLSASQPHPLPVTVHWLPDEDTPNAFAMVAGQLYVTGGLVKTISSENALAMVIAHEYAHVEKRHPMILFLEQVSTGLLMSAVGIHDQISPLSQSAGLLTLMSFSRDMERAADNQAIELVRAYYGHTAGADEFFAKMQSKEDMPLWASALQTHPATSERLKRLQAEDDTEGKLTPLPSWMKRGADSLETED, encoded by the coding sequence GTGAGCTCTAATCTTCCTAGAGAAAATCCTATATTACCCGATGAGATTAATAATTCTTATGAGCATCCACTCAAAGACTTCTTAATTTTAGCGGGTTCTCTTTGCGCGCTATTGATTGCAACTATCTATCTAATTGCCTGGACTGCTTTTTGGCTTGCCCCAAGAATCCCCTTTGAATGGGAACCTTCGATTGCAGGCATAGCCGCACCCAAATTAAACGAACAGCAGAAACAACAACAAGCTTATCTGCAGGATCTGGCCAATCAATTGAGCGCAAGTCAGCCTCACCCCTTGCCTGTTACTGTACATTGGCTTCCCGATGAAGATACCCCAAATGCCTTTGCCATGGTCGCAGGACAGTTATACGTAACCGGCGGATTAGTGAAGACCATTTCTTCAGAGAATGCTTTGGCAATGGTGATCGCACATGAATATGCTCATGTCGAGAAACGCCACCCGATGATTTTATTCTTAGAGCAAGTGAGCACCGGACTGTTAATGTCAGCAGTAGGAATTCATGACCAAATCAGTCCACTTAGTCAGTCTGCCGGACTTTTGACGCTGATGAGCTTTAGCCGTGACATGGAACGTGCTGCCGACAACCAAGCAATTGAGTTAGTGCGTGCCTATTATGGCCATACCGCAGGTGCGGATGAGTTTTTTGCCAAGATGCAAAGTAAAGAGGACATGCCCTTATGGGCATCGGCTTTGCAGACACACCCTGCGACTAGTGAGCGTTTAAAACGATTACAGGCCGAAGATGATACTGAAGGAAAGCTAACGCCCCTCCCCTCGTGGATGAAGAGAGGAGCAGATAGCTTAGAAACGGAAGATTAA
- the trxB gene encoding thioredoxin-disulfide reductase encodes MSNARHVKLLILGSGPAGYTAAVYAARANLNPVMITGMQMGGQLTTTTEVDNWPGDTMGVQGPELMERMKAHAERFETEIIFDQISAVDVSKRPFTLKGDTGVYTCDALIIATGASAKYLGLESEEAFKGKGVSACATCDGFFYRNKRVAVIGGGNTAVEEALYLSNIAKEVVVIHRREGFRSEKILADKLMDKAANGNVTIEWNSELDEVLGDDMGVTGMRIRNRMSGESKDIDLEGIFVAIGHQPNTAIFEGQLEMKDGYIVVESGSNGNATQTSVKGVFAAGDVSDHIYRQAITSAGTGCMAALDAERYIDDLPA; translated from the coding sequence ATGAGCAATGCACGTCACGTAAAACTGCTGATTTTGGGGTCTGGGCCTGCAGGTTACACCGCAGCGGTGTATGCAGCTCGAGCTAACCTAAACCCGGTGATGATCACTGGCATGCAGATGGGCGGACAGTTAACGACCACTACTGAAGTCGATAACTGGCCAGGCGACACTATGGGCGTGCAAGGACCAGAGTTGATGGAACGCATGAAGGCTCACGCCGAGCGTTTTGAAACAGAAATTATTTTTGATCAAATCTCTGCGGTTGATGTCTCTAAGCGCCCATTTACATTAAAAGGTGATACCGGTGTCTACACCTGTGATGCTTTGATCATCGCTACTGGCGCTAGTGCTAAATACCTAGGTTTAGAGAGCGAAGAAGCATTCAAAGGCAAGGGCGTGTCAGCTTGCGCGACCTGTGATGGTTTCTTCTACCGAAATAAACGAGTTGCTGTTATCGGTGGTGGTAATACCGCAGTAGAAGAAGCGCTATATCTCTCGAACATCGCAAAAGAAGTGGTTGTTATCCATCGCCGTGAAGGTTTCCGTAGCGAAAAAATTCTAGCCGACAAGCTAATGGACAAGGCCGCTAACGGCAATGTCACTATCGAGTGGAATAGTGAACTTGATGAGGTGCTGGGCGACGATATGGGTGTTACGGGAATGCGTATTCGCAACCGTATGAGTGGCGAGAGCAAGGATATTGATCTTGAAGGTATCTTCGTTGCTATTGGTCACCAGCCTAACACCGCTATCTTCGAAGGCCAGTTAGAAATGAAAGACGGTTATATCGTGGTTGAAAGCGGTTCTAACGGTAATGCGACACAAACCAGCGTTAAAGGTGTGTTTGCAGCAGGTGATGTTAGCGATCACATTTATCGTCAAGCCATTACGTCAGCGGGTACTGGTTGCATGGCTGCACTTGATGCCGAGCGTTACATCGACGATCTACCCGCTTAA
- a CDS encoding TRAP transporter large permease subunit, whose amino-acid sequence MEQTVRVGHRTAYEWLAALPAFVVLVFVVILNTSHTMHAQLLQLGEGIWEGYFTLRHDPVTPDCNPNIDVEFELNKIIQQRAAAPQDDFDLFEPDPINPALMRQSLLAAQDQCRIKVEQFEATDGRITPAVKLFRTVELGVARFGEMGLSAQRIMLAVLVLICGLTALFRRHHIALRPMITVMDYRVASGAQLIAATILFYSVYSFKNVAFSAGIAVTTEHGILHWLWIGGFGVILLLSLFQFIFVPKTAKPGGSFLKAQLAVPLYATMCIISGTYFISAGHSAGIGIYLNQMMELSQLFLNVGLYVWIGMLLKRTELAGKVFNIFRPFKLPPEMLAVAVVALAAIPTAYTGGSGIFVIAVGGLIYAEMRRAGARRQLALAATAMSGSLGVVLRPCLLVVIVAALNNEVTTDQLFGWGVKVFFLTTALFAMMALITRQGPLRLDPPENVWPEFKAALKPLFPYVILVGVTLVVYALLLNAYLDEFSAPIILPVLLLVILIYERLTQEKTGRENLNIDYLEKRLVDSWDDVRKGNDSIEKTIREATTETTGHIGALLMLMGMSISIGGVIERVELMSMVPTEFGSIWVAMTLLVAILVVIGMIMDPYGAVILVSATIATIAYDSGIDPVHFWMVTLVAFELGYLSPPVALNHLLTRQVVGEEEVRLSALEGHNFWYRHEKILLPLVTMGLALLVVAYVPLMIGYD is encoded by the coding sequence ATGGAGCAAACAGTGCGTGTGGGGCACCGCACGGCGTACGAATGGCTCGCCGCTTTACCTGCCTTTGTGGTATTGGTTTTTGTAGTGATCCTTAATACAAGCCACACGATGCATGCACAGCTTTTACAGCTGGGTGAAGGCATCTGGGAAGGATATTTTACGCTGCGTCACGATCCTGTGACCCCAGACTGTAATCCTAATATCGATGTTGAATTTGAACTTAATAAAATTATTCAACAACGTGCAGCTGCACCTCAAGATGATTTCGATTTATTTGAGCCGGATCCAATCAATCCTGCTTTGATGCGTCAGTCGTTGCTCGCTGCTCAAGATCAGTGTCGTATCAAAGTTGAGCAATTTGAAGCAACCGATGGGCGCATTACTCCAGCCGTAAAATTGTTCCGTACCGTTGAGCTAGGTGTAGCCCGTTTTGGTGAAATGGGTTTAAGTGCTCAGCGCATTATGCTTGCAGTATTGGTACTCATATGTGGCTTGACGGCGTTATTCCGTCGTCATCACATAGCGCTGCGCCCTATGATAACCGTAATGGATTATCGGGTAGCATCCGGTGCGCAGTTAATTGCAGCAACGATTTTATTCTATTCCGTTTATAGCTTTAAAAATGTGGCCTTCTCTGCTGGCATTGCAGTCACCACTGAACACGGTATCTTGCATTGGTTATGGATCGGGGGCTTCGGCGTCATTCTGCTTTTGAGTTTGTTCCAATTCATATTCGTACCTAAGACAGCTAAACCAGGCGGGAGTTTCCTCAAAGCACAGTTGGCGGTTCCGCTATACGCAACTATGTGTATCATTTCCGGTACTTACTTTATCTCTGCTGGTCATAGTGCAGGTATTGGTATTTATCTAAACCAAATGATGGAGCTGTCACAACTATTCTTGAACGTCGGTTTATATGTTTGGATTGGTATGTTGCTAAAGCGTACCGAATTGGCAGGTAAAGTATTTAATATTTTCCGTCCATTCAAATTACCGCCAGAAATGTTAGCCGTTGCTGTTGTTGCACTTGCTGCAATTCCAACTGCTTATACCGGTGGTTCAGGTATTTTCGTTATCGCCGTTGGTGGATTGATCTACGCTGAAATGCGTCGTGCCGGTGCTCGTCGTCAGTTAGCGCTTGCAGCTACTGCAATGTCGGGTTCGCTTGGTGTTGTATTGCGTCCATGTTTACTTGTTGTGATTGTTGCAGCGTTGAACAATGAAGTCACAACCGATCAATTGTTTGGATGGGGCGTAAAAGTCTTTTTCTTAACAACTGCACTGTTTGCGATGATGGCGTTAATAACTCGCCAGGGTCCTCTGCGTCTAGACCCGCCAGAAAACGTTTGGCCAGAATTTAAAGCAGCTCTTAAGCCACTGTTCCCATATGTCATTTTAGTTGGTGTAACCTTGGTAGTTTACGCCTTATTGCTAAATGCTTATTTGGATGAATTCTCTGCCCCCATCATTTTGCCGGTATTACTGTTGGTCATCTTGATTTATGAGCGTTTAACTCAAGAGAAGACAGGTCGCGAAAACCTAAATATTGATTATCTTGAAAAGCGTCTAGTGGATTCTTGGGATGATGTTCGTAAAGGTAACGACTCTATTGAGAAGACCATACGTGAAGCAACCACAGAAACAACGGGACATATTGGTGCTCTGTTAATGTTGATGGGTATGTCGATCAGTATTGGCGGTGTAATTGAGCGCGTTGAGCTGATGTCTATGGTTCCAACTGAGTTTGGCTCTATTTGGGTTGCTATGACCTTGCTGGTTGCCATTCTTGTTGTGATTGGCATGATTATGGACCCATACGGTGCTGTAATTTTAGTAAGCGCGACCATTGCTACCATTGCATACGATAGCGGTATTGATCCTGTTCACTTCTGGATGGTTACTCTAGTGGCGTTTGAATTAGGTTATTTGAGTCCACCGGTAGCCCTCAACCACTTACTCACGAGGCAAGTGGTAGGAGAGGAAGAAGTAAGATTGTCGGCGCTGGAAGGTCACAACTTCTGGTATCGTCATGAGAAGATTTTATTACCTCTCGTGACAATGGGTCTGGCATTGTTAGTGGTTGCTTATGTACCGCTGATGATCGGATACGACTAA
- a CDS encoding putative solute-binding protein, whose amino-acid sequence MRKLLCVAALAASQLTFAAADERKFCIYDPLGANGNLYGLMKEYREFAIQQNVNIHLRAYTDEKIASDDFKAEQCDAVMLTGARARPYSKFASTIEAIGAVPTTSVMRNLVNTISQPGAAKYMVTGDRYEVGGVIPAGPIYLFVRDRSVDTVEEMSGKRIATLEYDEPSVKMVNHIGASIVPSNSANFSGKFNNGSVDIAYAPAIAYSPLEMYKGIGTKGGILRYNLAYLDFQVLLHKERFPEGFGQKSRLYVAGLFDKANAFVTQDTAGIPETTWIDLPKADVEKYNEMLRQVRITLRDEGVYDATMLTLLRKLRCRENPAEGECVENLE is encoded by the coding sequence ATGCGTAAGCTTTTGTGTGTGGCAGCGTTAGCTGCCAGCCAACTTACATTCGCGGCAGCGGACGAACGAAAATTTTGTATTTATGATCCACTAGGTGCCAACGGCAACTTGTATGGGTTAATGAAGGAATACCGTGAGTTCGCTATACAGCAAAATGTAAACATTCATTTGCGTGCCTACACAGATGAAAAAATTGCTTCTGATGATTTCAAAGCAGAGCAATGTGATGCCGTTATGCTGACAGGCGCTCGAGCTCGTCCATACAGCAAATTTGCATCTACTATTGAAGCGATTGGCGCGGTACCAACAACTAGCGTTATGAGAAATTTGGTTAACACCATTTCTCAGCCTGGCGCTGCTAAATATATGGTCACTGGTGATCGCTACGAAGTCGGTGGTGTGATTCCGGCAGGCCCGATTTACTTGTTTGTACGCGATCGTAGCGTCGATACCGTAGAAGAAATGTCAGGCAAGCGTATTGCCACCTTAGAGTACGATGAGCCATCGGTAAAAATGGTAAACCATATTGGTGCGTCAATCGTTCCGTCAAACTCGGCTAACTTCTCTGGCAAGTTTAATAACGGTAGCGTGGATATCGCTTATGCACCTGCAATCGCCTATTCACCACTTGAAATGTACAAGGGGATTGGTACAAAAGGTGGGATTCTACGTTACAACCTTGCTTACTTAGATTTCCAAGTGCTTTTGCACAAAGAACGTTTCCCTGAAGGGTTCGGTCAAAAGTCTCGACTTTATGTCGCTGGCTTGTTTGATAAGGCTAATGCATTCGTAACACAGGATACGGCTGGTATCCCTGAAACTACATGGATTGATTTGCCAAAGGCAGACGTAGAAAAATATAACGAAATGCTTCGTCAAGTTCGTATCACTTTGCGTGATGAAGGTGTTTACGACGCTACTATGCTGACTTTACTGCGTAAACTCCGCTGCCGAGAAAATCCGGCAGAAGGTGAGTGCGTAGAAAATTTAGAATAA